One Thiocapsa sp. genomic window carries:
- a CDS encoding histidine phosphatase family protein: protein MPRELLILRHAKSDWDSVVTSDFDRPLAKRGKSDAPKVGAWLYREGLVPDLVVSSPAERAKQTASKACKCLDIKKKQILWDADIYEAEVPKLLSVLGRCSPEAAIVLLVGHNPGLEELLMHLVGEDLEIPDDGKLLPTATVARLEMPDDWSALPCGSAQLISITRPRSLKV from the coding sequence GCGACACGCCAAGTCCGATTGGGACTCGGTCGTCACGAGCGACTTCGACCGTCCTTTGGCCAAGCGTGGAAAGAGCGACGCACCCAAGGTCGGAGCCTGGCTCTATCGGGAGGGCTTGGTCCCGGATCTGGTCGTAAGCTCCCCGGCCGAGCGCGCCAAACAGACCGCGTCGAAGGCTTGCAAGTGTCTCGACATCAAGAAAAAACAGATCCTCTGGGATGCCGACATCTACGAGGCCGAGGTCCCGAAGCTCTTGTCCGTGCTCGGGCGCTGCTCCCCCGAGGCGGCGATCGTCCTGCTGGTCGGCCATAACCCGGGTCTCGAGGAGCTCCTCATGCATCTGGTCGGCGAGGACCTGGAGATCCCGGACGACGGCAAGCTCCTCCCCACCGCCACCGTCGCCCGACTGGAGATGCCGGACGATTGGAGCGCGCTGCCGTGCGGCAGTGCTCAGCTGATCTCCATCACCCGCCCGCGCAGCCTCAAAGTCTGA